In one Vidua chalybeata isolate OUT-0048 chromosome 4, bVidCha1 merged haplotype, whole genome shotgun sequence genomic region, the following are encoded:
- the LOC128787431 gene encoding LOW QUALITY PROTEIN: transmembrane emp24 domain-containing protein 11-like (The sequence of the model RefSeq protein was modified relative to this genomic sequence to represent the inferred CDS: inserted 1 base in 1 codon) produces the protein MLSHSPEHAVVIYKCVTTSCLFSQFFSSLKNTLISSKQGTTTGLQAFVCNYLQKQXLYKIYIKNMKSTLIGFLMNFWISFSLALYFHIGEREEKCIIEDIPSDTLLVGNYKVQRWDIHIHDFLESAPGLGMFVTVTSPTGEVLLSKLYGPQGTFTFTSYISGEHIICFQSNSTRFAVIAGSKLRIHLDIRVGEHFLDESAIRAKDKVNEVNIRLEHLIEQIHHVTREQDYEREREEKFRKTSEETNSNILWWAIVQTLILISVGIWQIKSLRDFFISKKLV, from the exons ATGTTATCTCATTCTCCAGAACATGCTGTAGTTATTTATAAATGTGTAACCACCAGCTGCCTTTTCtcacagtttttttcctctctcaaaaATACTCTGATAAGCAGCAAACAAGGAACAACCACAGGACTACAGGCATTTGTATGTAACTATCTTCAAAAGC GgctatataaaatatatataaaaaacatgaaaagcaCATTAATAGGATTTCTTATGAacttttggatttctttttcactcgctttgtattttcacattggagaaagagaagagaaatgcatAATTGAAGATATTCCCAGCGACACCTTGCTAGTCG GGAATTACAAAGTACAACGCTGGGATATACATATACATGACTTTCTTGAATCTGCTCCTGGCTTGGGAATGTTTGTGACTGTCACAAGCCCTACTGGTGAG GTACTGTTGTCAAAACTGTATGGGCCACAAGGGACCTTTACTTTTACATCCTACATCTCTGGGGAGCATATCATCTGTTTCCAGTCTAACTCCACAAGATTTGCAGTGATTGCAGGAAGTAAACTG cgTATCCACTTGGACATCAGAGTTGGAGAACATTTTTTGGATGAATCTGCTATTCGAGCCAAAGACAAAGTGAATGAAGTTAATATCAGACTAGAGCATCTAATTGAGCAAATTCATCATGTAACCAGAGAACAAGACTATGAAAGA GAGCGTGAAGAAAAATTTCGGAAAACAAGTGAAGAAACCAACAGCAATATTTTGTGGTGGGCTATAGTACAAACACTAATCCTCATCTCTGTTGGAATTTGGCAAATCAAATCTCTCAGAGATTTCTTTATATCTAAGAAGCTTGTTTAA
- the LOC128787429 gene encoding spondin-2-like, translating to MENLMFVYWSCKVIWTVLVTILGYASSLPVGEDALCTAEELAKYRIIFTGKWSQTAFPKQYPLYRPPAQWSSLLGVTHSSDYSMWKKNEYASNGVRDFAEKGEAWALMKEIEEAGEKIQSVHGIFSAPAISSGTGQTSTELEVHPRHPLVSFVVRIVPSPDWFVGIDSLNLCEGDHWMDEVSVDLFPYDAGTDSGFTFSSPNFATIPQDTVTEITCSSPSHPANSFYYPKLKILPPIAQVTMVKLKKSQLGLSAPFINLPAKSNEIIDTVSETPLDCEVSQWSSWGLCRGVCRETGTKIRTRFVLLQPANNGMPCPNLDEETGCEPENCV from the exons ATGGAAAACCTGATGTTTGTCTACTGGTCCTGTAAAGTTATCTGGACAGTTCTTGTAACAATACTGGGTTATGCCAGCAGCCTGCCTGTGGGGGAGGATGCTCTTTGCACAGCAGAGGAACTTGCTAAGTACAGGATAATCTTCACAGGGAAATGGAGTCAAACTGCTTTCCCTAAGCAGTATCCACTCTACAGGCCCCCAGCACAGTGGTCATCCTTGCTAG GTGTTACTCATAGTTCTGACTACagcatgtggaaaaaaaatgaatatgcCAGCAATGGTGTACGTGATTTTGCTGAAAAGGGTGAAGCATGGGCattaatgaaagaaatagaagaagctggagaaaaaaTTCAGAGTGTACATGGAATCTTCTCTGCTCCTGCAATTTCCAGTGGTACAGGACAAACCTCAACTGAATTAGAAGTGCATCCAAGACATCCCTTA GTTTCATTTGTTGTACGAATTGTTCCAAGCCCCGACTGGTTTGTGGGTATTGACAGCCTAAATCTCTGTGAAGGAGACCACTGGATGGATGAAGTATCAGTAGATCTATTTCCATATGATGCTGGAACTGACAGTGGATTCACATTTTCCTCCCCAAACTTTGCCACTATTCCACAGGACACAGTTACAGAG ATCACTTGTTCCTCTCCAAGTCACCCAGCAAACTCATTTTATTATCCCAAACTCAAAATTTTGCCACCAATTGCTCAAGTAACAATggtgaaattaaagaaaagccAGCTAGGTCTTTCTGCACCTTTTATTAATCTTCCAGCgaaaagcaatgaaataatAGACACTGTCTCAG AAACACCCCTGGACTGTGAGGTTTCCCAATGGTCTTCCtgggggctctgcagaggggttTGCAGAGAAACAGGGACCAAGATCAGAACTCGTTTTGTACTTCTTCAGCCTGCCAATAATGGAATGCCTTGTCCAAACCTGGATGAAGAAACAGGATGTGAACCAGAAAATTGTGtctga